A single window of Mycosarcoma maydis chromosome 1, whole genome shotgun sequence DNA harbors:
- a CDS encoding uncharacterized protein (related to Proline oxidase, mitochondrial precursor): protein MSNIHRLVQSLARSSAWRSEALTSRTTKLASPPALPWSGRVAPAAKRWASHHARPASIGSSADRAYRSGVIAFRATLGATALAALAFSITDPLHLDAQAASHAKEIARAHEQDVQREDESHRPYRPLRSQPVSMLLTNYAVFTLCSFGSLAKVGPSLIEWSSNTSLPFVWAVTEYIIRRTFFRQFISDDTAEGSLPLLSSLSRDNLGAMLNFSVEVNHDGKPAKASDADKTPKSAVHRPFVDELLHSIDVSAKLASLPACHGAADNDQAAELAARPDRSGSTFVAIKLSGLLYDSSVLERASAAIVPREWFSSPPEPLPPLSINGKGPCGGLAIPVAALPPKDVEALKQLWEALREIAERAKQHGSVRLAIDAEYSWYQPAIDAMYEAIAAEYNRPAKASSDTPQGSVTGPLVYNTFQAYLRRTPSHLAASFERARLNGYTLGVKLVRGAYVDIENRIWSDKIVDAPPVPGKGADAAAYQGWGSPVWPNKDLTDRCYDGCAIRLVQEIHEDLVRGAKRGLLPSLAVVFASHNTQSSLKVIREMVRLGMAKPVPALLQATKDAHPGKDLGELLERVPLIDLQLQESVRGRIFFAQLYGMASVLTARIQAAFDANSGGVGPHMVLKYIPYGPLELTLPYLIRRALENGDIMTGGAAAEKTLVRDELMHRIGLRR from the coding sequence ATGTCGAACATCCACCGCCTAGTCCAGTCTTTGGCACGATCATCAGCATGGCGATCCGAAGCCTTGACAAGCCGGACGACCAAGCTTGCATCGCCGCCAGCTCTACCGTGGTCCGGTAGAGTCGCACCTGCAGCCAAGCGTTGGGCCTCCCACCATGCTCGTCCAGCTTCTATTGGTAGCTCAGCCGACCGCGCTTATCGATCTGGAGTCATTGCCTTTCGAGCAACCCTTGGCGCGACCGCCTTGGCTGCCCTCGCTTTTTCCATCACTGACCCACTTCATCTTGACgcgcaagctgcttcgCACGCTAAAGAGATCGCCAGGGCGCACGAGCAGGATGTCCAGCGCGAAGACGAGAGCCATCGCCCATATCGCCCGCTTCGTTCACAGCCAGTTTCCATGCTGCTGACCAACTATGCCGTTTTTACGCTCTGCTCTTTCGGATCTCTCGCAAAGGTGGGGCCCTCCCTCATCGAGTGGTCTTCCAACACGTCGCTGCCTTTCGTCTGGGCCGTCACCGAGTACATCATTCGTCGCACTTTCTTCCGTCAATTCATCAGCGATGATACGGCCGAAGgctcgctgccgctgctctcgtcgctctcgcgAGACAATCTAGGTGCCATGCTCAACTTCTCGGTCGAAGTCAACCACGATGGCAAGCCTGCCAAAGCTTCCGACGCAGACAAAACTCCCAAGTCTGCCGTTCACCGACccttcgtcgacgagctcttGCACAGTATCGACGTTtcggccaagctcgcctcTCTACCCGCTTGTCacggtgctgctgataACGACCAAGCTGCCGAGCTAGCCGCTCGACCTGACCGATCCGGAAGCACCTTTGTCGCCATCAAGCTGTCCGGTCTGCTCTACGATTCGTCagtgctcgagcgcgcctCGGCTGCCATCGTGCCCAGGGAGTGGTTTAGCTCGCCTCCCGAGCCCTTGCCCCCGCTTAGCATCAACGGCAAGGGTCCTTGCGGTGGACTCGCCATACCCGTCGCCGCGCTACCACCCAAGGATGTTGAAGCACTTAAGCAACTCTGGGAAGCACTACGTGAGATCGCCGAGcgcgccaagcagcacggTAGTGTGCGCCTcgcgatcgacgctgaaTACAGCTGGTACCAGCCAgccatcgatgccatgTACGAAGCCATTGCTGCCGAGTACAACCGACCTGCCAAAGCATCCAGCGATACTCCTCAAGGCAGTGTCACCGGACCCTTGGTCTACAACACATTCCAGGCTTACCTTCGCCGAACGCCTTCGCACCTCGCAGCATCATTTGAACGCGCCAGGCTCAACGGATACACGCTCGGTGTCAAGCTCGTTCGCGGCGCGTATGTCGACATTGAAAATCGCATCTGGTCCGACAAGATTGTCGATGCGCCTCCTGTGCCCGGCAAGGGTgcagacgctgctgcttaTCAGGGATGGGGAAGCCCCGTATGGCCCAACAAAGATCTGACTGATCGATGCTACGATGGCTGCGCCATCCGCCTCGTTCAGGAAATCCACGAGGATCTAGTTCGCGGCGCCAAAAGGGGCTTGCTACCGAGCCTCGCCGTTGTTTTTGCCAGTCACAACACTCAGTCATCACTCAAAGTGATCCGCGAAATGGTTCGACTAGGTATGGCCAAGCCTGtgccagcgctgctgcaggcaACCAAGGATGCTCATCCGGGCAAGGATCTGGGCGAATTGCTTGAGCGCGTTCCGCTCATCgacctgcagctgcaagagTCAGTGCGTGGACGCATTTTTTTCGCCCAGCTCTACGGTATGGCTTCGGTGCTTACCGCCCGTATTCAGGCTGCCTTTGACGCCAACTCGGGCGGTGTAGGCCCGCACATGGTGCTCAAGTACATTCCCTATGGACCTCTCGAGCTGACGCTGCCCTATCTGATTCGCCGTGCTCTTGAAAACGGCGATATCATGACCGGTGGTGCTGCGGCCGAGAAGACGCTCGTCCGTGACGAGCTGATGCACCGCATCGGTCTGCGTCGCTAA